A genomic region of Candidatus Pseudomonas phytovorans contains the following coding sequences:
- a CDS encoding FAD/FMN-containing dehydrogenase, whose protein sequence is MKYAVALLFSLLPLLANALEPGEKLAPWSLLDQHDQAYSLDTSTHILLVARDMDGAKLVKAALAEQPKGYLEARDAVFVADIQGMPALISKLFAIPAMRDYNYRVLLDRDGRVAGRYPGQDGQVQWLQVEQGVLVSQRAFADAAALKAALGSARQR, encoded by the coding sequence ATGAAATACGCCGTTGCCCTGTTGTTCAGCCTGTTGCCGTTGCTGGCCAATGCCCTGGAGCCGGGTGAAAAACTGGCCCCGTGGTCGCTGCTCGACCAGCACGACCAGGCCTACAGCCTGGATACCAGCACGCACATCTTGCTGGTAGCCCGCGACATGGACGGCGCCAAGCTGGTAAAGGCGGCCCTGGCCGAGCAGCCCAAGGGCTACCTGGAGGCGCGTGATGCAGTGTTTGTTGCCGACATCCAGGGGATGCCGGCGCTGATCAGCAAGCTGTTCGCGATTCCCGCCATGCGCGATTACAATTACAGAGTGCTGCTCGACCGTGACGGGCGCGTCGCCGGCCGTTATCCCGGACAGGATGGCCAGGTGCAGTGGTTGCAGGTGGAGCAGGGCGTGCTGGTGAGCCAGCGGGCGTTCGCCGATGCGGCGGCGTTGAAGGCGGCGCTGGGGAGCGCCCGGCAGCGTTGA
- a CDS encoding PLDc N-terminal domain-containing protein, which produces MEIGTIWIIIAALVILLEIWAIWHIIGSDQRAERKMLWVVFVVYAPFPGLLFWAWRGPRAVKGRAVLQEK; this is translated from the coding sequence ATGGAAATCGGAACGATCTGGATCATCATCGCGGCCTTGGTCATCCTGCTGGAAATCTGGGCCATCTGGCACATTATCGGCAGTGACCAGCGCGCCGAGCGCAAGATGCTGTGGGTCGTGTTCGTTGTCTACGCACCATTCCCCGGTTTGTTGTTCTGGGCCTGGCGCGGCCCGCGGGCAGTGAAGGGGCGGGCGGTATTGCAGGAGAAATAA
- a CDS encoding RidA family protein — MTQSTAFQLTNPEGLYDPSGNAYSHVAEVSADSRLLFIAGQGGEDSNGQLSPLFAEQARQALANLEVALASKGAGLAHVFKLTLLIVEHSETRLRQWVAEADRAWGPHMKPTCTLIPVPRLALDGMLVEIDAVAAL; from the coding sequence GTGACCCAATCAACCGCATTCCAGCTGACCAATCCTGAGGGGCTGTACGACCCCAGTGGCAATGCCTACTCCCATGTCGCCGAAGTGAGTGCCGACAGCCGTCTGCTGTTCATCGCCGGCCAAGGCGGGGAAGACAGTAACGGCCAGTTGTCGCCATTGTTCGCCGAACAGGCCCGCCAGGCGCTAGCCAACCTTGAGGTGGCGCTGGCGTCCAAAGGCGCCGGCCTGGCCCACGTTTTCAAGCTGACCTTGCTGATTGTCGAGCATTCCGAAACGCGCCTGCGTCAATGGGTGGCCGAAGCCGACCGGGCCTGGGGCCCGCACATGAAACCGACCTGTACGCTAATCCCGGTACCCCGCCTGGCGCTGGACGGCATGCTTGTGGAGATCGACGCGGTGGCAGCGCTTTAA